A single region of the Procambarus clarkii isolate CNS0578487 chromosome 81, FALCON_Pclarkii_2.0, whole genome shotgun sequence genome encodes:
- the LOC138349512 gene encoding T-box transcription factor T-like, producing the protein MLKTESVHKLMPSEVCDKIKTEVMGQQHLSATSEGVEPTVTLEDRELWTRFQALTNEMIVTKSGRNMFPVVKVSVGDLEPSAMYSIFLDFVQVDSHRWKYVNGEWVPGGKPEMAPPSAVYMHSDSPNFGSHWMKDPVSFIKVKLTNKSNGNGQIMLNSLHKYEPRLRVVQVVQVDKEQQQRIISCHTFPECQFIAVTAYQNEEVKQLKIKYNPFAKAFLDPKERPDLHGQRDMMAAYPQHHHQQYGWYMGGGAGMCSGGVAYGQAPPSGVGLAPPPVTLSSRIAVNMRNHRVVPYTSPTPRTSRTPPVSGMSQQQPCVSSYGLAGLTAEWRQQSWGHHHHQPSVTVTPSTAVTPAHYQWSGLQSGYAHPSHHSTGFYQGYQQCGAPGIGLGNASTCAAPSHNAYHAQRSPQEALTPMATYSDTSTSQGFTTSRSSPAYESVHVLGTNAGIYSAGRLHEDSSDHHSTGDGSPQSVGSLSLSHTTQADMFILPDLGYHSGLTAPHTDMTRIKGENFSDNSSASPHGWSPLSPP; encoded by the exons ATGTTGAAAACTGAGAGCGTGCACAAACTGATGCCGTCTGAAGTGTGCGACAAGATCAAGACGGAGGTCATGGGACAGCAGCACCTGAGCGCCACGTCGGAAGGAGTCGAACCCACTGTAACTCTGGAGGATCGGGAACTTTGGACCCGCTTCCAGGCTCTCACCAACGAGATGATTGTTACCAAGTCCGGCCG GAATATGTTCCCTGTGGTGAAGGTGTCTGTGGGGGACCTCGAGCCTTCGGCCATGTACTCCATATTTCTCGACTTTGTCCAGGTCGACTCCCACAG GTGGAAGTACGTGAATGGGGAATGGGTTCCTGGGGGCAAGCCCGAGATGGCCCCGCCGTCAGCCGTCTACATGCACTCCGACTCCCCGAACTTCGGCAGCCACTGGATGAAGGACCCCGTCTCCTTCATCAAGGTCAAGCTGACCAACAAGTCCAACGGCAACGGCCAG atTATGCTCAACAGCCTGCACAAGTACGAGCCCCGCTTGCGGGTGGTGCAGGTGGTCCAGGTGGAtaaggagcagcagcagcggaTAATCTCCTGccacaccttccctgagtgccagtTCATCGCTGTCACCGCCTACCAGAACGAGGAG GTTAAGCAGCTAAAGATCAAGTACAACCCCTTCGCTAAGGCGTTCCTGGACCCGAAGGAGCGGCCAGACCTCCACGGGCAGCGGGACATGATGGCCgcctacccccaacaccaccaccagcagt ATGGATGGTACATGGGAGGCGGGGCAGGGATGTGCAGCGGGGGTGTGGCCTACGGACAGGCTCCGCCCTCAGGGGTGGGGCTCGCTCCGCCCCCCGTCACGCTCTCCTCCCGCATTGCTGTCAACATGAGGAATCACCGGGTGGtcccctacacctcccccacccccaggacCTCCAGGACCCCGCCTG TGAGCGGCATGTCTCAGCAGCAGCCTTGCGTTAGCAGCTACGGCCTGGCTGGGCTGACAGCGGAGTGGAGGCAGCAGTCGTGGGGGCACCATCATCACCAACCCTCCGTTACCGTCACGCCTTCCACTGCTGTCACTCCCGCACACTACCAGTGGTCGGGTCTTCAGAGCGGCTACGCACATCCATCTCATCACAGCACAGGCTTCTACCAGGGATACCAGCAGTGTGGAGCCCCGGGAATAGGTCTCGGCAACGCCTCAACGTGTGCAGCCCCTTCACACAACGCCTACCATGCCCAGCGCTCCCCACAAGAGGCTCTTACGCCTATGGCTACTTACTCCGATACCTCCACTAGCCAGGGTTTCACAACCAGCCGTTCATCTCCCGCATACGAGTCAGTGCACGTTCTGGGCACCAATGCGGGGATTTACAGCGCTGGTCGCCTTCACGAAGACTCCTCCGATCATCACAGCACCGGGGACGGATCTCCACAGTCGGTCGGGTCTCTATCTCTCAGCCACACTACCCAGGCTGACATGTTCATCCTACCCGACCTTGGCTATCATAGTGGCCTCACTGCCCCCCACACTGACATGACGCGCATCAAAGGAGAGAACTTCAGCGACAACAGCAGCGCCTCACCACACGGGTGGAGTCCGCTCTCCCCACCCTAA